A genomic segment from Acidobacteriota bacterium encodes:
- the ricT gene encoding regulatory iron-sulfur-containing complex subunit RicT, producing the protein MSGCSGCQFKGMSTAVEDTYVGVRFREETNLTLCRTGGEIFSRGDQVIVETDFGPSFGRVEKSPMPIFKPCQKSSAQAITRRATEQDTDAHDRQLTNEATAKRFCQERSRSLGLEMKVSRVDFSLYGKKAVFYFTANGRVDFRQLVRDLSRRFSVRVKMVQVGARDEAGLLGGIGICGRTLCCSTWLKDFRPISIQMAKRQNLSLNPSKISGQCGRLLCCLAYEDDQYRRRPKGRRSSASSRNQ; encoded by the coding sequence ATGAGTGGATGCAGTGGCTGCCAGTTCAAAGGCATGTCCACCGCCGTGGAGGATACATACGTAGGGGTTCGGTTTCGTGAAGAAACGAACCTGACGCTCTGCCGCACCGGCGGTGAGATCTTCTCCCGCGGCGACCAGGTGATCGTCGAGACGGACTTTGGCCCAAGCTTCGGCCGGGTGGAGAAATCCCCCATGCCGATCTTCAAGCCGTGTCAGAAGTCCAGCGCCCAGGCCATCACCCGGCGCGCCACCGAGCAGGATACCGACGCCCACGACCGCCAACTGACCAACGAGGCCACGGCCAAGCGCTTCTGTCAGGAGCGCTCCCGGTCCCTCGGGCTCGAGATGAAGGTCTCGCGGGTGGACTTCAGCCTCTACGGCAAGAAGGCCGTGTTCTACTTCACCGCCAACGGCCGGGTGGATTTCCGGCAGCTGGTGCGCGATCTCTCCCGCCGCTTCAGCGTGCGGGTGAAGATGGTGCAGGTGGGAGCCCGGGACGAAGCGGGACTGCTCGGCGGCATCGGCATCTGCGGACGCACCCTCTGCTGCTCCACCTGGCTCAAGGACTTCCGGCCCATCTCGATCCAGATGGCCAAGCGCCAGAACCTCAGCCTCAATCCTTCCAAGATCTCCGGACAGTGCGGCCGTTTGCTGTGCTGCCTGGCTTACGAGGACGACCAGTACCGTCGGCGCCCCAAGGGCCGGCGATCCTCCGCGTCCTCGAGAAACCAATAA